A window of Quercus robur chromosome 12, dhQueRobu3.1, whole genome shotgun sequence genomic DNA:
ACTGCTGAGCTGGAATTTGtgcgattaaaaaaaattatgtggtactcgagcttggtaaactcgagttccatgcaacacaatactcgagtaccttttataaaaaaaattatgtttatgtttatttctatggtactcgagcttggtgagctcgagtaccttgtaaggaactcgagtttagtaaactcgagttcctaataactttttttttttttttggggggggataatcgacaaataaacataaacataaaaataagtagcttttttatgtttttatttatttaaatagaagcattgtaaaatatagagattttaatttcaaaataccttttttttttggataatcgacaaataaaacataataataaaaataagtagctttttttttatgtttttatttatttaaatagaagcattgtaaaatatagagattttaaatACCAAAGAAccgccaaaataaaaaattgagcgGCATTGTTGCTGTACTTAAATAAGTTGTGACAAGCAACATAAATTGAGCGGCATTGttactgtatattcgaatctgcttactgcattcataaaatctgttttctaTATTAACTAAaactgttcattgttttctcataaaaattgttcactcttttttacataaactatttttagCATTCTGcgtaaaattattttctttttctattcactatttaaaaaattgttcactgctTTCTCATAAAACATCTagtgaaatcatgttttctaaatttaaaagccaaatctgaatgtttttcatgtttgaatttcacaataatcgaatctatttttttgcattgataaaatttgtttctacattaataaaatttgctctctgtacatcatatttactgtatattcgaatctacttactgcattcataaaatctgttttctgcattaattaaaactgttcattgttttctcataaaaattgttcacggttttctgcataaactatttctacgattttgcataaaattattttctgtttagcattatttaaaaaattgttcactctcttttttgcataaattattttctgttcactatttaaaaaattgttcactgttttctcataaaacacctagtgaaaaatcgtgttttctaaatttaaaagccaaatttgaatgctttttcatgtttaaatttcacaataatcgaatctattttttgcattgataaaatctattttgacACACACTTTGTCAAAATTATCCAACAATGATAGACTGTGATTGGTTGTTTATCACTTTCTAATAAACTCACTATTTTTTCTACTTCACCTACAGTCTACCATGTAGAAGTGTAGAACAAGTGTGACAAAATGAGTAGAAATTAGAGATGATTTGAATACAATGAATCGTAATGTATTGAAAATCTCCCTTtattacattttattattattattactccTTATTTAGTTTATCTAAAAAGTTAAACATTTTTGGGTTTATCCAAAAATCTATGCCACGAAATACATGGCAGGAAATCTAGACCAAAGAAccgccaaaataaaaaattgagtggCATTGTTGTTGTACTTAAATAAGTTGTCACAAGTAACATAAATtaccaaccaaccaaaaaaaaaaaaaaaaaaaaaaaaaacagaaactaCATCCACCTGATCAAATAAAGGTGGTAGCTTGGGTTTTAAGTTTTCACATACAACTTCGAAACAGGTTCTTGAccaaatattttgtttctttaaagtCTTTCAATATCAAATTTGTTATATACTTTGCCTCTTGACAAACTTCGAAGCATGTAATGTGGAAAATTGGGATAAAACAATAAGCCACTATTATGAGTGTATAACCATATGCACAATCTAAACTATATTTTCTCTTTGTGGGAAGGTAGGCATGGCACTGCGAGGGTGGCACAGTGACATGAATCTCAAGGGGTCTAGaagtaagaagaaaaaaatggttgACAATAGCGATTGGAGGCCATGGTCTGAGCTCCCTAAGGCTTTGTTTGATCGGATAACAAAGTTAGAGCTCCCTAATggttcataaaatctgttttctgcattaattaaaactgttcattgtgttctctaaatttaaaagccaaatctctATGTtctttcatgtttaaatttcacaataatcgaatctgtttctacattaataaaatttgttctctgcacatcatgtttactgtatattcgaatttgcttactgcattcataaaatctgttttctgcattaattaaaattgttcattgttttctcataaaaattgttcactgttttctacataaactattttctagcattctgcaaaaaattattttctgttcagcattatttaaaaaattgttcactctcttctctgcataaattattttctattcactatttaaaaaactGTTCACTACTTTCTCATAAAACAcatagtgaaatcgtgttttctaaatttaaaaaccaaatctgaatgctttttcatgtttgaatttcacaataatcgaatttatttttctgcattgataaaatctgtttctacattaataaaatttgttctctgcacatcatgtttactgtatattcgaatctgcttattgcattcataaaatctgttttctacattaattaaaactgttcattgttttctcataaaaattgttcactatattctgcataaactatttctagcattctgcataaaattattttatgttcaacattatttaaaaaattgttcactctcttttctgcataaattattctctgttcactgcataaattgttcactgttttctcataaaatctattttctgcgttaattaaaattgttcattgttttctcataaaaattgttcactattttctgcataaactatttctaggaTTTTGcgtaaaattattttctgtttagcattatttaaaaaattgttcactctcttttctgcataaattattttctgttcactatttaaaaaattgttcactgtttaaAAGCCAAATTTGTTCACCTCATGAAATCTTGttctctaaatttaaaagccaaatttgtatgctttttcatgtttaaatttcacaataatcgaatctgtttttttgcattgataaatctgtttctacattaataaaatttgctctctgcacatcatgtttactgtatattcaaatcttcttactgcattcataaatctattttttgcattaattaaaactatttactgttttctcataaaaatgttcactcttttctgcataaactatttttagCATTGGTGCAGTTATTGCACTTaaatggtttttgtgtttttttttttaaatatgtaactATATGAATAGTGGACAAactccatgaaagaaaaatgaatgattcgTATAAATCACATAATGGTAAATGCCTCGAATAAttcgaatttgtaaaaaagttcgaATTAGTTGAATGTAGAAATTCAGGAAAATCAATGAACGTACCAAATCGTGAAGGTGTACATAAGATGTACAGATAGTCTAgacttgttgagaaatttgactTCGTTGAAAGTACgaaataatgaaaatttgacGGAAAAGTATGTACGTTAGATGTACAGATCGTAAGAATTTgcttaaaatttgaattcactGAATGTACAAAACTGTGAAAACTCAaggaaaaattgtgtacattagatgtacaaatagtacgaatttgttgaaaaatgtgAATTCGTTGAGTGTGtaaaatcgtgaaaattcaattgaaaattaaagaacataCCAAATTGAGTAAACTCAAtggaaaattaattacattaggtgtcagacattaacaacaacattttgtattgcacagaacgtgtagacattaacaacaacgtctaatgtttgtaggtagaaatttttggaaatcatcATTGCTTGAATTTGAGAAGTCTAAAATATCTCTTTCATCATCTAACGTAGTAACTTCATTAATAGACTTGATGGCTCGTTCTTGCGCCTTCCCCTTTAGATGCTTCCTAGCTTTTTGGATTGCATGAAAACGGTCTAATcgcctttgcatttgattgttctcttgttcaagacaAGCAAGTATTTTGGCAGGTTCATCTCTAAGTAACTCGACTGAGCGTGCCTTAGGAACTCGTAACTCGTGCCATCGACAATATACCTCCAACTCACACCTCTTCTCGTATAGGGTTGACCATGGTGGTTCTGCTATGGTGAACTCTATTACGGTGGTATCTGTACTATGTTTTGTAGGTTTGCCAACCATGATGTGCCCGACGCTTCCAAGACTCTCGTACGTGTATATTGACATATTAaggaaatctctcttctttccaacccatttccctccatagtgGTCTGTGTATGTCTGTAGTTGTTGATCTGCTGGAACTTGTGATAATCCATTTGTTGAAGTAGATCCAAACTTGTTTCGCATTGTATGATTTGATGTTGAGGCGTTGCGACTCATAACTTAATCAATCTACGAATTTAGTGGGGTAGAAATAAGATCATTAttgtggtgcatttataacCTCATTTCATGTTCCAAGCATTATAATTTCAGTTAGTAGGGCTTGTCATGTCAATACAGGTTGGAAAAACACTACATGAATAGGATTTTAAATGTTCCTAATGTCATAGTGAGATTTGAAGATGTGGGCGGTAGTTGTAGTGTTCTTGAAAACACTACATcatgttcactattttctcataaaaattgttcattgttttctgcataaactagttttagcattctgcataaaattattttttgtttagcattatttgaaaaattggtCACTattttttctgcataaattattcACTGTTCATTAGGTGTTTTATGATCCGAATGCTCTAATACCAATGACTACACAGGAGAGAGCACAGTAGTAATatggaagcataaacaatgataaaatagataataaagaaGTAAATAGCAAAttagatatattcaaaataaggttaaaatggagtatggaatatgaaaatagAAACTAGTAAATCTTACTTGGATAAAAACTTCAGTCTTtaataaacttgaaaacaaactgCTGTCTTTGATACAAGCTTGAAAATAAAACTCTCTGAAGAgaaaggttacaagattacaagagGGGGagagagtacaaaagtcttCCTGAGGGAGAGGGAAGGCTATTACAAAAGGCTTTCTAAAACTTGGAACTTAAAAGCTTAGAAACTTAGAAACTTAGAAACTTGTCTTCTGTCTTCATAGTTTGTCTCTTTTATAGGTGAAATGAACCATGGTAAAGTAACCTGAGTAGGTAAATttaactcaagttaatctgtcggtGGTATGGAAATTAGTACCGATGAGTAGTAGTCTGTCCACCATTAGCTCCCATAATCAAAGGTATATGACCATGATGTTTGATCGAACTGTCAAGTAAATATGTACTCAAAATCTGCAGCGTAACAGTAATTGGCTACGATTACAAGAAATATTTTAGTGTTTTGTGGGGCTGCTTAATTTGTAAGAGTGATGGTTCTGAGAGCAAAGTGATGCTTTTAATGTACATATTTATGAGATGTGATTGTTTGTCAGCTCAGTTTCAGGGTTCAAGATGGCTTTACCATGTGCTATTACTTCTAACCAGTAGTCATAGATTATGGGAAGAGCGTTTTGACTAgcatccttgaaaatgaccaaagatAATAAACAGTTCTACAAGTGTTGCTCAACAGCTCAGCACTGTTGAGCCCTGACCAGAAGTACCCATCCACATTCACGTGAATACAGAGATATGCAACCCTTTGTAATGCACCGTTTTCAAGAATGTCGAGCATCCTTTGAAAGtttatgcatcaattttgggGGTGAGCTGTCCACCATTTCTACACTAATGTTCACAGTGTTGCATGTGCCGCTCAACAATTTTGGTATGTTCTTTGATTTTCCGTTGAGTTTACACGATTTTGTTCATTCAACGATTtcgaatttttcaacaaattcagaTGATCAATACATTAGTACACAATTTCAAATTTAGTTCATTCAAcgattttgattttttactttcaagattttatacattcaatgaataaattttgctttttacaAATTCGAAcgatctgtacatctaatgtacataattttctcttgaattttcacgattttgtactttcaacgaaatcaaatttctcaacaagtcCGGAATatttgtacatctaatgtacacaactttccattgaattttcacgatttgGTATGTTCAACAATTTCAATTTTCCATTAAGATTTCATGATTTTGTACGTacaacaattttgaaatattcATTAAATCAGGATGATTTGTACATTAGTACAcagttttaaattgaattttcacaattttgtacatttgacgacttcaaatttggaaacaaatttagacaatctgtacatctaatgtaattaattttccaTTGAGTTTACTCAATTTGATATGTTCTTCAATTTTCGAttcaattttcacaattttacacactcaacaaattcaaattttacacACTCACAAtctcactaggtgttttatgagaaaacagtgaacaattttttaaatagtgaacagaaaataatttatatagaaaagagagtgaacaattttttaaataatgctgaacagaaaataattttatgcaaaatcgtAGAAaaagtttatgcagaaaacagtgaacaactttaatgagaaaacaatgaacagttttaattaatgcagaaaacagattttatgaatgcagtaaacatattcgaatatacagtaaacatgatgtgcagagagcaaattttattaatgtagaaacagattttatcaatgcagaaaaatagattcgattattgtgaaattcaaacatgaaaaagcattaagatttggcttttaaatttagaaaacacgatttcactaagTGTTTTATAAGAAAGTAGtgaaaaattttttaaatagtgaatagaaaaagaaaataattttacgcaaaatgctagaaatagtttatgtagaaaacagtgaacaatttttaagagaaaataaTGAACAGTTTTAGTTAATGTagaaaatagattttatgaatgcagtaagcagatacGAATATACAATAACAATGCCGCTCAATTTATGTTGCTTGTCACCAGGGACGAACGCAGGATTTTAAGCCGGGGGGGCCGGAGataagcaaattttttttttcaaatacgcatccatatagtattaataaactatcaaccaaaacaaatacccaaaaatcattgtttcttaatatattaagatacaatctactaacaaaaacaaaagatacgAAACACTATTGTTTCTTTATACAATCATCTATGAAAAGGGAACTCGACGctctttcaaatcttcaaaatcatctacTATTGAATCCAAACTAAATGTCGAAACTATATCCTTTTCAATGTATAACATTAAAGAGTCATTCAAAAAGTCATCTTCCATTTTGTTTCGAAGTTCATTTTTGACAAGTTTCATAGCTGAAAATGCTTGCTTTGTAGTAGCAGTAGAAACTGGAAGAGTAAGCACAGGTCTCACCATTCTATAAACAAGTTTGTAGTGTTCTGAATTTCCAGTTCGCACTAACCATTGAGACAACTCaaataaacttttcaattttttgaactctGGATCTTGGACTACATTATGCTCAAAACGATAAAGCTCCTTCTCCAACACTTGTTTGTCATAATCTGTGAAATCTTGTGGATAGAAATTCTTTACCAACAAACAAAGATCACTAATTCTGAAAGATTTTAATGTCTCTTGAGGTTCTAAAGCTGAGCTAAACCTAAGTAACTCCATTGCATCTTCATTAAACCGATAATTTAGTTCTTGTAGTTGAGAATCTAttgtagcataaaaaatatttactcgATAATGATGCTCATTTGTAACGTTATCTTGTTGATTACGAGCTTGACCTCGCCTCGCAACATAATGAGCATTCATATGCAGGACATCAATGCGGTGCTTCTCACAAAATGATATTACAGTGGTGAGTAAGCCATCCCATCCatcatctctaaatttttggataagtgcTTTAGTAGATGAAACTAAATGCATGGCATTTAAAATGTCTTGAGATTGGCTttgcaaagcttgacaaagtTTATCAGTGATCTCCATAATTTCCTTCTCAAGATGCAAgatgaaaacaaattcaaatgaagctAAACCTTTATAAGTTGACTCTCCTTCTGCCCGATTTTCTCCATCAATTGCACcatcaattatattttgtaaaacttcaacAGTTGAACTAAACATCCTTAATAAGCTAGAAACTGATCTAAAATGTGAACTCCAACGTGTTTCTCCAGGTTGTTGTAAAGTGCCAATTTGATTAAGTCTACTTCCAGTCTCAAGCTCTTCAAGATCAATCAAACATGCTATTTCATTAACATTGGCAACTTTCAATTGCTCATTGCGCTTGCATGAAGCATTAACAATTTTGATCAAAAAAagcaatgtaagaaaaaaatgactaatgGGAACAACTTGTTTTGATGCTTTTACTAATGCCAATTGTAAGCGATGTGCAAAACAATGGATATAGTAAGCATATGGgcaatcattcaaaatcaaagcttgTAATCCATTCCACATACCTCGCATGTTGCTTGCTCCATCATATCCTTGCCCTcgaatattttgtatatctaaGCAATATTGAGATAACAAAGAATATATCCCC
This region includes:
- the LOC126708300 gene encoding uncharacterized protein LOC126708300; amino-acid sequence: MVDEARDESMKEQMVVLFGYVDAEGFVKERFFGLIHVVDTAALTLKKGIYSLLSQYCLDIQNIRGQGYDGASNMRGMWNGLQALILNDCPYAYYIHCFAHRLQLALVKASKQVVPISHFFLTLLFLIKIVNASCKRNEQLKVANVNEIACLIDLEELETGSRLNQIGTLQQPGETRWSSHFRSVSSLLRMFSSTVEVLQNIIDGAIDGENRAEGESTYKGLASFEFVFILHLEKEIMEITDKLCQALQSQSQDILNAMHLVSSTKALIQKFRDDGWDGLLTTVISFCEKHRIDVLHMNAHYVARRGQARNQQDNVTNEHHYRVNIFYATIDSQLQELNYRFNEDAMELLRFSSALEPQETLKSFRISDLCLLVKNFYPQDFTDYDKQVLEKELYRFEHNVVQDPEFKKLKSLFELSQWLVRTGNSEHYKLVYRMVRPVLTLPVSTATTKQAFSAMKLVKNELRNKMEDDFLNDSLMLYIEKDIVSTFSLDSIVDDFEDLKERRVPFS